A single Crateriforma conspicua DNA region contains:
- a CDS encoding TatD family hydrolase: MDYIDPHIHMVSRITDDYETLARMGCVAISEPAFWAGFDRGTVDGFRDYFRQLTEVEPRRAAQYGIQHYTWLCINAKEAENVSLSRDVIQMIPEFLDQPNVLGIGEIGLNKNTKNEATVFLEHLDLAAKYNQPILIHTPHLEDKYQGTRMILDMLQSDTRLDSDRVLVDHVEEHTIDEVLDRGFWAGMTLYPVTKCTPQRAADMIERTGGERLLANSAGDWGPSKPTAVPDLIFELRRRGHSESLIRKVVYENPLEFFSRSKNFNFNPRA, encoded by the coding sequence ATGGACTACATCGACCCCCACATTCACATGGTTTCGCGGATCACCGACGACTATGAAACGTTGGCCCGCATGGGATGTGTCGCGATCAGCGAACCTGCGTTCTGGGCCGGCTTTGATCGTGGCACCGTCGACGGATTTCGCGACTATTTTCGTCAACTGACCGAAGTCGAACCGCGTCGCGCTGCCCAATACGGCATCCAGCATTACACGTGGCTGTGCATCAACGCTAAAGAAGCCGAAAACGTCTCGCTGTCGCGCGACGTGATCCAGATGATTCCCGAATTTTTGGATCAGCCCAATGTGTTGGGAATCGGCGAAATCGGATTGAACAAGAACACCAAGAACGAAGCCACCGTGTTCTTGGAACACCTGGACTTGGCCGCCAAGTACAACCAACCGATTCTGATCCACACGCCGCACCTGGAAGACAAGTACCAGGGGACGCGAATGATCTTGGACATGTTGCAATCCGACACGCGATTAGATTCGGATCGCGTGTTGGTCGATCACGTCGAAGAACACACGATTGACGAAGTCTTGGATCGTGGTTTTTGGGCCGGCATGACGTTGTACCCGGTCACCAAATGCACGCCGCAACGCGCCGCCGACATGATCGAACGCACCGGTGGCGAACGATTGTTGGCCAACTCGGCCGGTGATTGGGGGCCCAGCAAGCCGACCGCCGTGCCGGATTTAATCTTTGAATTGCGACGACGCGGCCACAGCGAATCGTTGATCCGCAAAGTGGTTTACGAAAATCCGCTGGAGTTCTTTTCACGCAGCAAGAATTTCAACTTCAATCCGCGGGCATGA
- a CDS encoding aminotransferase class IV, whose product MILGEYFQNGRWYDTPPPRIDSTDVGFRQGVTAVERLRTYHGQPFQTDRHLRRWWDTVEVLGIASLPSKDSFTALVDELIERNRATIDVHGDVGITWLATPGSEQGSPTCILQIQSLDHQRHQRWARSGQPLVITDVTQPPPTSWSRQIKTRCRLHYYLADQQAKRRQPDAAGVLLDGDGSITETSTCNLAILSQGTLCSPPKDRILHGVTQAVVECIAGDLGIGWTLAPITPQQLRNADEVLLMGTDAGVWFAGEVDGRQKTCDHDSVYSRIKAEFDRRVMPAD is encoded by the coding sequence ATGATCCTGGGCGAATACTTTCAAAACGGCCGCTGGTACGACACACCGCCGCCACGCATTGACAGCACCGACGTGGGATTTCGCCAAGGCGTGACCGCCGTCGAAAGACTTCGCACCTATCACGGACAACCGTTTCAAACCGACCGCCACCTGCGGCGGTGGTGGGACACCGTTGAAGTGTTGGGCATTGCGTCGTTGCCGTCGAAGGACTCGTTCACCGCGTTGGTCGACGAACTGATCGAGCGGAACCGTGCGACCATCGACGTTCATGGTGATGTCGGCATCACTTGGCTGGCGACCCCCGGCAGTGAACAGGGATCGCCGACATGCATCTTGCAGATCCAAAGCCTGGATCATCAACGGCATCAACGCTGGGCACGGTCCGGACAACCGCTGGTCATCACCGACGTGACCCAACCACCGCCCACCAGTTGGTCACGGCAAATCAAAACACGGTGCCGATTGCACTACTACTTGGCGGACCAGCAAGCCAAACGCAGGCAACCGGATGCGGCCGGCGTGTTGTTGGACGGCGACGGTTCGATCACCGAAACCAGCACCTGTAACCTGGCGATACTTTCGCAGGGCACACTATGTTCACCACCCAAAGATCGCATTTTGCATGGCGTGACCCAAGCCGTGGTCGAATGCATCGCGGGTGATTTGGGCATCGGCTGGACACTGGCCCCGATCACCCCACAGCAGTTACGCAATGCGGACGAAGTGTTGTTGATGGGGACCGACGCCGGCGTGTGGTTTGCCGGTGAGGTCGACGGCCGCCAAAAGACCTGCGACCACGACAGCGTTTACAGCCGCATCAAAGCAGAGTTCGACCGACGGGTCATGCCCGCGGATTGA
- a CDS encoding transglutaminase-like domain-containing protein: MPLDRRQFCSQSLARLTAVSAATTLEYHHDAMAQSRRSRRGDQESEGTPRVSFDLPQTHRWRMGLSLKTGSTCQNVIATFPIPVNWPEQEVRLVNKNIDNPMTRWITRPAPGGTTQVVASVAKVAASSETEIMFEFDVKKHRIVAPEVTDDLVIPARPSRDIKLYLGTSPEIDHTHRTIRAAYAELSAEPYDNAWQLVERMYDYVRDNVRYVNGPIQRASLALENGYGDCEEMTSLVVALCRNAKIPARMVWVPEHCYPEFYLEDADGDGHWFPCQAAGTRQFGGIEEYRPVLQKGDRFRVPEKGGKPQRYLTEFFTCEVKGRSDPNPTFVLEQVDV; the protein is encoded by the coding sequence ATGCCGCTTGATCGTCGCCAGTTTTGTTCACAGTCGTTGGCCCGTTTGACAGCCGTCTCCGCAGCCACGACGCTCGAGTACCATCACGATGCCATGGCACAAAGTCGTCGCTCGCGACGGGGCGACCAGGAATCCGAAGGCACGCCACGCGTTTCGTTTGATCTGCCGCAAACCCATCGATGGCGGATGGGGCTGTCACTGAAGACCGGTTCGACCTGTCAAAACGTGATCGCGACGTTTCCAATTCCGGTCAACTGGCCCGAACAAGAAGTCCGCTTGGTCAACAAGAACATCGATAATCCGATGACCCGCTGGATCACACGTCCGGCGCCCGGGGGAACGACCCAAGTGGTCGCGTCGGTGGCCAAGGTGGCCGCCAGCAGCGAGACGGAAATCATGTTCGAATTCGATGTCAAGAAGCATCGAATCGTTGCACCGGAGGTCACCGATGATCTGGTGATCCCCGCGCGGCCATCGCGGGACATCAAGCTGTACCTGGGAACCAGTCCCGAGATCGACCACACACACCGGACGATCCGCGCCGCCTATGCCGAACTGTCCGCCGAGCCCTATGACAACGCGTGGCAATTGGTCGAACGCATGTACGACTACGTGCGGGACAACGTGCGATACGTCAACGGACCGATCCAACGTGCATCGTTGGCTTTGGAAAATGGATATGGCGATTGCGAAGAAATGACCAGCCTGGTCGTGGCTTTGTGCCGCAACGCCAAGATTCCCGCGCGGATGGTTTGGGTGCCCGAACACTGCTATCCAGAGTTCTACCTGGAAGACGCCGACGGCGACGGTCACTGGTTCCCGTGCCAAGCGGCGGGAACCCGACAATTCGGTGGCATCGAAGAATATCGTCCGGTCTTACAGAAAGGTGATCGCTTTCGTGTCCCGGAAAAGGGCGGCAAGCCCCAGCGTTATCTGACAGAATTCTTCACCTGCGAGGTCAAAGGACGCAGCGATCCAAATCCGACGTTCGTGTTGGAACAGGTCGACGTTTGA
- a CDS encoding ATP-binding protein — protein MNPGPGMDGSDKKSSGTPPQDGVTIDPKDLRRMLHDLRGPVRHVRGFHSIAAEAWQRIADDDLRQKHAEDVTDIEDSLNVIQRAGRSMDELLDAIRSWCMAIMPPDPGTMVGEKPLTEILRQSWDDVCRQHSIGDAKLDIHAGADPDVDFDSFEKMLHQVLDNAFRYRDDKRTLEVTVEVKPTSDGWTCLIRDNGVGFPPQLAPRLLRPFERGSAANPMRPGMGLAIADALAKRQNCGLVLCGEIDGGAAVEITHPMLRPHSDGPDPG, from the coding sequence ATGAATCCAGGTCCCGGTATGGACGGCTCCGATAAAAAGAGCTCCGGTACGCCACCTCAAGATGGCGTGACGATCGACCCGAAAGATCTGCGTCGGATGCTGCATGATTTGCGGGGGCCGGTCCGGCACGTTCGCGGGTTCCACAGCATTGCCGCCGAAGCATGGCAACGAATTGCCGACGATGACCTGCGGCAAAAGCATGCCGAAGACGTGACCGACATCGAAGACAGTCTGAACGTGATCCAGCGGGCCGGCCGTTCGATGGACGAATTGCTGGATGCGATCCGTTCGTGGTGCATGGCCATCATGCCGCCTGATCCGGGGACGATGGTTGGCGAAAAACCGCTGACCGAAATCTTACGTCAATCTTGGGACGATGTTTGTCGTCAGCACAGCATCGGCGATGCCAAGCTGGACATTCACGCCGGTGCCGATCCGGACGTGGATTTCGATTCGTTCGAAAAGATGTTGCACCAAGTGCTGGACAACGCGTTCCGTTACCGCGACGACAAACGGACGCTGGAAGTCACCGTTGAAGTCAAGCCGACCTCCGATGGATGGACGTGCCTGATCCGAGACAACGGCGTGGGGTTTCCGCCGCAGTTGGCCCCGCGTTTGTTGCGGCCCTTTGAACGTGGTTCAGCAGCGAACCCGATGCGTCCCGGGATGGGACTGGCCATCGCCGACGCTTTGGCGAAGCGTCAAAATTGTGGCCTGGTGTTGTGCGGCGAAATCGACGGTGGTGCCGCCGTGGAAATCACACACCCGATGCTTCGCCCGCACTCGGACGGCCCCGATCCGGGTTGA
- a CDS encoding response regulator transcription factor, whose protein sequence is MPATTSNGRTAESVVYLIDDYPDDLLLLRKLCESIGLKVRTFASPTEFLQLADLGAKGCIVVDLMMPQMSGLELHRELASRGSSIPIIVVTAHADAATCREAFKSGVFDFIEKSFNPHELVQVIQKALRHSEDTEHVSRIREQSLINLDRISPREREVMELLAAGKTLKEIGQSLGISVQTASKHRGKLFEKLDVQNEVELFKLLLTVNPDRGRPSAGEASGV, encoded by the coding sequence ATGCCAGCGACGACATCGAACGGGCGTACCGCCGAGTCGGTGGTCTATCTGATCGACGATTATCCCGACGACTTGTTGCTGTTGCGGAAACTGTGCGAATCCATCGGCTTGAAGGTACGCACGTTTGCTTCGCCCACTGAATTTTTACAGCTCGCCGACCTTGGGGCCAAAGGTTGCATCGTTGTCGACCTGATGATGCCACAAATGAGCGGGCTGGAATTGCACCGCGAATTGGCCAGCCGCGGCAGTTCGATTCCGATCATCGTCGTCACCGCTCACGCGGATGCGGCGACCTGTCGGGAAGCGTTCAAGAGCGGGGTTTTCGATTTCATCGAGAAAAGTTTCAACCCGCACGAACTGGTGCAAGTGATCCAAAAAGCGCTGCGCCACAGCGAAGACACGGAACACGTCAGCCGGATCCGTGAACAATCCCTGATCAACTTGGACCGCATTTCCCCTCGCGAACGTGAGGTGATGGAATTGCTGGCGGCCGGAAAGACGCTGAAGGAGATCGGCCAGAGTCTGGGCATTTCTGTTCAGACCGCGTCCAAGCACCGGGGCAAACTGTTTGAAAAGCTGGATGTTCAAAACGAAGTCGAGCTGTTCAAGCTGTTGCTGACGGTCAACCCGGATCGGGGCCGTCCGAGTGCGGGCGAAGCATCGGGTGTGTGA
- a CDS encoding VOC family protein, whose protein sequence is MTPEVSTYLFFDGNCEEALRFYQSRLDAEIVFVMRFKDNPEPDPDCPIPEGFDDKIMHATIRIGNTIVMASDGASMAEDASVGMNGFRLVYTAEDPERIRHVFDHLADGGNPEMPPVKTFWSRSYGMVTDRFGVAWMVMCVDPEQNRTQVD, encoded by the coding sequence GTGACCCCCGAAGTATCCACCTACCTGTTCTTTGACGGCAATTGCGAAGAAGCACTGCGGTTCTACCAGTCCAGGCTGGACGCAGAGATCGTGTTCGTCATGCGGTTCAAAGATAACCCGGAACCCGATCCCGACTGTCCGATTCCCGAAGGTTTCGACGACAAGATCATGCATGCGACGATTCGCATCGGAAACACCATTGTGATGGCATCCGATGGTGCAAGCATGGCTGAAGATGCTTCGGTCGGGATGAACGGGTTTCGCCTGGTCTATACCGCCGAAGACCCGGAGCGAATCCGCCACGTCTTTGACCACCTGGCCGACGGCGGTAACCCGGAAATGCCTCCGGTGAAAACGTTCTGGTCGCGATCCTATGGCATGGTCACCGACAGATTCGGCGTGGCGTGGATGGTGATGTGTGTCGATCCGGAACAAAATCGCACCCAAGTCGATTAG
- a CDS encoding alpha/beta fold hydrolase, with protein sequence MTYRYTGALALLSLSLLASPAVNASEPRPIVRAADSSDTTTVHHRTDQVDGLEIFYRESGPADAPTIVLLHGFPTSSHMFRNLIPRLSDRFHVIAPDYPGFGNSSMPTVDQFDYTFDRLADVIGQWLDQREIKRYSLYLMDYGAPVGFRLAVRHPERVQSLVIQNGNAYEEGLSPFWDPLRAYWQDRNETTAEPLKAFLKLDGTRWQYTHGVRDVSKISPDNWRVDQPLLDRPGNQAIQLQLFYDYGSNPKRYPAWQAYLRQHQPPTLIAWGKNDEIFPASGATPYQRDLPNAELHLLDTGHFALEDRGEKIARLMRDFLTRHVSAVQ encoded by the coding sequence ATGACATACCGTTACACCGGAGCTTTGGCTTTATTGTCCCTTTCACTTCTTGCTTCACCCGCCGTCAACGCGTCTGAGCCCCGTCCGATTGTTCGGGCGGCTGATTCATCGGACACGACGACGGTGCACCATCGCACGGATCAGGTCGACGGATTGGAGATCTTTTATCGCGAATCGGGCCCGGCCGACGCACCGACGATCGTGTTGTTGCACGGTTTTCCGACGTCGTCACACATGTTTCGCAACTTGATCCCTCGACTGTCCGATCGCTTCCACGTGATCGCGCCGGACTATCCCGGCTTTGGAAACAGTTCCATGCCCACGGTCGACCAGTTTGATTACACGTTCGATCGCTTGGCGGATGTGATCGGTCAATGGCTGGATCAACGTGAAATCAAACGATACAGCTTGTACTTGATGGACTACGGCGCCCCGGTCGGCTTCCGATTGGCAGTGCGTCATCCCGAGCGAGTTCAGTCACTAGTGATTCAAAACGGCAATGCGTACGAAGAAGGCCTAAGCCCATTTTGGGATCCGCTTCGGGCCTACTGGCAAGATCGCAACGAAACGACGGCAGAACCGTTGAAAGCGTTCTTGAAGTTGGACGGCACACGGTGGCAGTACACCCACGGCGTCCGCGATGTGTCAAAAATCAGTCCCGATAACTGGCGGGTTGATCAACCTTTGCTGGACCGTCCCGGAAACCAAGCGATTCAGTTGCAACTGTTCTATGACTATGGCAGCAACCCGAAACGTTACCCGGCTTGGCAGGCCTATCTGCGACAACATCAGCCTCCGACGTTGATTGCGTGGGGAAAGAACGATGAAATCTTCCCCGCCTCGGGAGCCACACCGTATCAGCGTGATTTACCCAACGCCGAGCTGCATCTGCTGGACACCGGCCATTTTGCGTTGGAAGATCGCGGCGAAAAGATCGCACGGCTGATGCGTGATTTCCTGACTCGTCATGTCTCGGCGGTTCAGTAA
- a CDS encoding nuclear transport factor 2 family protein, with protein sequence MRPPFDRASALAKVQAAEDAWNSRDPHRVARAYSVDSQWRNRDQFFVGREAITEFLTDKWQRELDYRLEKELWSFTDNRISVRFEYEWHDATGQWFRTHGNEHWEFGDDGLMQRRDMSANDVAIEPSERRLVDAATN encoded by the coding sequence ATCCGGCCGCCGTTCGATCGGGCGTCCGCTTTGGCCAAAGTCCAGGCGGCCGAAGACGCTTGGAACAGCCGTGACCCGCACCGCGTCGCTCGCGCTTACAGCGTCGATTCCCAGTGGCGAAATCGCGATCAGTTCTTTGTCGGACGCGAAGCGATCACGGAGTTCCTGACAGATAAGTGGCAACGCGAGCTGGATTATCGACTGGAGAAGGAACTATGGAGCTTCACCGACAACCGGATCTCTGTCCGCTTTGAATACGAATGGCACGATGCCACCGGGCAATGGTTTCGCACCCATGGCAACGAACACTGGGAATTTGGCGATGACGGTCTGATGCAACGTCGTGACATGAGTGCCAATGACGTTGCGATTGAGCCGAGCGAACGACGCTTGGTTGACGCCGCGACGAACTAG
- a CDS encoding sigma-54-dependent Fis family transcriptional regulator: MNSPPELNCDDAESFQALLLEMARQRSVDSLLRLIVRRLCQTSSIALARLWLIQPGDICQRCVFADECPDRSQCLHLVASDGESQSNGSRWDRLDGRFQRFPIGVRKVGHIAATGDVVEVTDISEGSPWIVRPEWATAEGIRGFVGQPLVHQSEVLGVLGVFLRSPVWPAGRSWLRIIADHAAVTIANTRALQRIEHLTQQLELENEYLKDEISSSLQFGEIVGQSAALQKVLQQVALVAPTDSNVLILGESGVGKELIARAIHQQSPRHDRPLIKVNCASIPRDLFESEFFGHTQGAFTGAVRDRVGRFELADGGTLFLDEIGEVPLEMQSKLLRVLQEGTYERIGEEQTRQADVRIVAATNRDLQEEAAEKNFREDLYYRLSVFPIEVVPLRQRVEDIPLLASHFLQTRARQIGVDQPTLKQRHVRQLMAYRWPGNIRELQNVIERAVIRSQTGPLQFDLPQTAHEAAATVSSPTPARTDALMTEEEIRRIERQNMIDVLEAHRWKISGDQGAAQFLGLHPATLSSRMRSMGIRRRTK, encoded by the coding sequence ATGAATTCGCCACCTGAACTAAATTGTGATGACGCCGAATCGTTCCAAGCGTTGCTGCTGGAGATGGCCCGGCAACGAAGTGTCGATTCGCTGCTGCGATTGATCGTCCGACGGCTGTGCCAAACGTCCAGCATCGCCCTGGCACGTCTGTGGTTGATCCAGCCTGGGGACATCTGCCAGCGGTGCGTTTTTGCCGACGAATGCCCCGACCGGTCGCAGTGTTTGCATTTGGTCGCCAGCGACGGCGAATCGCAATCGAACGGATCGCGTTGGGATCGTCTGGACGGGAGGTTTCAGCGATTTCCGATCGGCGTTCGCAAAGTCGGGCACATCGCGGCAACCGGCGACGTCGTGGAAGTGACCGACATCAGCGAAGGGTCCCCCTGGATCGTGCGACCGGAATGGGCCACCGCCGAAGGAATCCGTGGGTTTGTCGGGCAACCGTTGGTGCACCAATCGGAGGTCCTGGGCGTGCTGGGGGTCTTTCTGCGTTCACCGGTCTGGCCAGCGGGGCGTTCTTGGCTGCGAATCATCGCCGACCATGCAGCGGTTACCATCGCAAACACCCGAGCACTGCAGCGGATCGAACACTTGACCCAGCAGTTGGAATTGGAAAACGAATATCTAAAAGACGAAATCAGTTCGTCGTTACAGTTCGGTGAAATCGTGGGGCAAAGTGCGGCGCTGCAAAAGGTCTTGCAGCAAGTCGCATTGGTGGCCCCGACCGACAGCAATGTCCTGATTCTTGGCGAATCAGGCGTTGGAAAAGAATTGATTGCTCGTGCGATTCATCAACAAAGCCCGCGGCACGATCGCCCGCTGATCAAGGTCAATTGCGCATCGATTCCGCGTGACCTTTTTGAAAGCGAGTTCTTTGGCCACACTCAAGGTGCATTCACCGGTGCAGTGCGGGATCGCGTGGGACGTTTTGAATTGGCCGATGGTGGGACGCTGTTCTTGGACGAAATCGGCGAAGTCCCGTTGGAGATGCAAAGCAAGCTTCTGCGAGTGCTGCAAGAAGGCACCTACGAACGCATTGGTGAAGAACAGACGCGTCAGGCCGATGTTCGAATTGTTGCGGCAACGAATCGCGACTTGCAAGAAGAGGCGGCCGAAAAGAACTTTCGCGAAGACCTGTATTATCGGCTCAGCGTATTCCCAATCGAAGTCGTGCCGTTGCGGCAGCGGGTCGAAGACATTCCCCTGCTGGCATCGCATTTTCTGCAAACACGTGCCCGCCAGATCGGCGTCGATCAGCCGACGTTGAAACAGCGGCACGTGCGTCAACTGATGGCGTATCGGTGGCCGGGCAACATCCGTGAATTGCAAAACGTGATTGAACGGGCGGTGATCCGTTCGCAGACCGGACCGCTGCAGTTTGACCTGCCCCAGACGGCGCACGAGGCCGCGGCGACGGTTTCGTCACCGACGCCGGCGCGGACTGATGCTCTGATGACCGAGGAAGAAATACGTCGGATCGAACGTCAGAACATGATCGACGTGTTGGAAGCTCATCGCTGGAAGATCTCCGGCGACCAGGGGGCCGCCCAGTTTTTGGGGCTGCATCCCGCGACGTTGTCATCACGGATGCGATCGATGGGGATTCGTCGCCGGACGAAGTGA
- a CDS encoding globin family protein → MTPNQIELVQSSWEQVKPISEQAAELFYGKLFDLDPSLKPLFKGDMKEQGKKLMATLSLAVASLTKLESLLPALKDLGRRHVQYGVPDESYQTVGQALLWTLEQGLGEAFTADVKEAWTETYVTLSTVMLDAAHEQAA, encoded by the coding sequence ATGACACCCAATCAAATCGAACTTGTCCAGTCGTCTTGGGAACAAGTCAAACCAATCTCCGAACAGGCCGCCGAACTGTTCTACGGAAAACTGTTTGACTTGGACCCTAGCTTGAAACCGTTGTTTAAAGGCGACATGAAAGAGCAAGGCAAAAAGCTAATGGCAACGCTCAGCCTAGCCGTCGCATCACTGACAAAACTCGAATCCTTGCTTCCCGCTTTGAAAGACTTGGGAAGACGCCACGTTCAATACGGTGTGCCCGATGAAAGTTACCAAACGGTCGGCCAAGCCCTACTTTGGACGCTTGAACAGGGCCTGGGCGAAGCCTTCACCGCCGATGTCAAAGAGGCTTGGACCGAAACCTACGTGACGCTGAGTACCGTCATGCTGGATGCGGCACACGAGCAGGCGGCATGA
- a CDS encoding Tll0287-like domain-containing protein: MSFQSMTIQRIFFAVAGLSAVIVGTLSMTGCGSSEASSSSSGPTITPQQFADGVHAVMMADRTVYATHVVTNLKKQESVVTADEYWQDSDDAIPLPAQMFRMGAELVDENKEAGFTYALRSSWPLNEQHQAKTDLEKKALQYIVENPGDNFYGEEVLGDTNYFVAVYPDRAVAEACWTCHNDHPNRGDDYPEFEKDDVMGGVLVRIPLP; the protein is encoded by the coding sequence TTGTTGGCACCCTATCAATGACCGGTTGCGGTTCCAGCGAAGCCAGCAGCAGTTCCAGCGGTCCAACCATCACGCCGCAACAATTCGCCGATGGCGTGCATGCGGTGATGATGGCCGACCGCACCGTGTATGCAACCCACGTCGTGACCAACCTGAAGAAACAAGAGTCCGTCGTCACCGCCGATGAGTACTGGCAAGATTCCGACGATGCCATTCCTTTGCCCGCCCAAATGTTCCGCATGGGTGCCGAATTGGTCGACGAGAATAAAGAAGCCGGATTCACCTATGCGTTGCGATCGTCATGGCCTCTGAACGAACAACATCAAGCCAAGACCGACTTGGAAAAGAAAGCGTTGCAGTACATCGTCGAAAACCCGGGCGACAACTTCTATGGCGAAGAAGTCCTGGGTGACACCAATTACTTCGTCGCCGTGTACCCGGATCGCGCCGTGGCAGAAGCCTGTTGGACTTGTCACAACGACCACCCCAACCGCGGTGACGATTATCCAGAATTCGAAAAGGACGATGTCATGGGTGGAGTTTTGGTTCGAATTCCGCTGCCCTAG